GCCGCGCAGCTGCCGGCGGGCGCGGAGCAGTACGTCCTGCCGGGCGACGACGACCACGACCTCACGCCGATCGACACCGGCAGCGTGTGCGTGAACGTCGACGACACGTGGTTCGCGGCGAAGGGGGTGCCGGAGCCGCAGACGCTCGACGACCTGCTGGACCCGCAGTACGAGGACCTCTTCGTGACGCCGGGTGCGACCACGAGCTCGCCGGGGCTGGCCTTCCTGCTGGCCACCATCGCGAACACGCACGACTGGCCGGCGTACTGGAAGGCCCTGCTGGCCAACGGCGCCAAGATCACCCAGGGCTGGTCGGACGCCTACGAGGTCGACTTCACCCAGGGCGGCGGCGGGGGCGACCGGCCGATCGTGCTGTCCTACGACTCCAGCCCGGCCTTCACCATCGGCGACGACGGGACGAGCACGACCCACGCGCTGCTCGACACCTGCTTCCGCCAGGTCGAGTACGCCGGCGTGCTGGCCGGCGCGGCCAACCCCGAGGGGGCGCAGGCGCTGGTCGACTTCATGCTGACGCGGGAGTTCCAGGAGGCCCTGCCGGACGCGATGTACGTCTTCCCGGTCGACAGCGGCGCGCCGCTGCCGACGGACTGGGCGACGTACGCCGTGCAGCCGCCGGACCCGTTCGGCGTCGACCCGGCCGACATCGCCGCGAACCGCGACGCGTGGCTCCGGGAGTGGAGCGACCTCGTCAGCCAGTGAGGACCACCAGGCTCCTCACGCTCATCGGCCTCGCCCTGGGGCCGGTGCTGGTGCTCGCCGTCTTCTTCGTGCTGCCGGTCAGCGCGATGGTGCACCGCGGCTTCGCCGACGGCCCGGGCGAGGTCCTCGACGTGCTCGGCCGCGACCGGACCCGCCGGGTCGTGTGGTTCACGGTCTGGTCGGCCGGGCTGGCCACGCTGGCGAGCGTGGCGCTCGGCCTGCCGGCGGCGTACGTCCTGCACCGGCTGCGCTTCCCCGGCCGCGACCTGGTCCGTGCGCTGCTGCTGGTGCCGTTCGTGCTGCCGACCGTGGTCGTCGGCGTGGCCTTCCGCCTGCTGGTGCGCGACACCCCGCTGGACGGCAGCCCGATCGCGATCGTCGCCGGGCTGGTCTTCTTCAACGTCGCCGTCGTCATCCGCGCGGTCGGCGCGGCGTGGGAGTCGCTCGACCCGCGGCCCGGCGAGGCGGCCGCCGCGCTCGGCGCGACGCCGGCGCAGGTCCTCCGCACCGTCACGCTGCCCGCCCTGCGCCCGGCCATCGTGAGCGCGGCCAGCGTGGTGTTCCTGTTCTGCGCCACGTCGTACGGCGTGGTGCTGACGCTGGGCGGGCTGCGCTACTCCTCGGTGGAGACCGAGATCTACCTGCTCACCACCCAGCTGCTCGACCTGCCCGCCGCCGCCGCGCTCAGCATCGTGCAGCTGCTGGCCATCACCGCGCTGATCGTCCTCGCCGGCCGGCTGCGCAGCGTGCCGGACCCGACCGTCGCGCGACGGACCGCACGGGCCCGGAGGCCCCGCGGGGTCGACACCGTGCCGGTGGTGGTCACGCTGCTCGCCCTGGCCCTCGTGGCCGCCCCGCTGCTCACCCTGCTGACCGGGTCGCTCCGCGAGGACGGCACCTGGACCCTGGCCAACTTCCGCCGCCTGTCCACGACCGGCGACGGCAGCGCGCTGCTGGTCCCGGCCACCGACGCGCTCACCACCAGCCTGCGCACGGCCGTCGACGCCACCTGGATGTCGCTGCTGCTCGGCGGGCTGATCGCGGTGGTCGTCAGCCGGCGGTCGCTGAGCGCGGGGGAGCGGCGGCTGCGCGGCACCCTGGACGCGTTCTTCATGCTGCCGCTCGGCGTCTCGGCGGTGACCCTCGGCTTCGGCTTCCTGCTCACCCTCGACACCTCCTCGCCGCTGCTCGTGCCGATCGCGCAGGCCCTGGTCGCGTTGCCGCTGGTCGTGCGCACCCTCGTGCCCGTGCTCCAGGGCGTCGACGACCGCCAGCGCCAGGCCGCGGCCTCGCTCGGCGCCGGGCCGCTGCGCGCCTTCTGGACCGTCGACGTCCCCGCCGTGCGCCGACCGCTCCTGGCCGCGGCCGGCTTCGCGTTCGCGGTCAGCCTGGGCGAGTTCGGCGCCACGTCGTTCCTGGCCCGCGACGAGCACCCGACCCTGCCGGTCGTGATCTTCCAGCTCATCGGTCGCCCGGGCAGCGACAACTTCGGCATGGCGCTGGCCGCCTCCGTCGTCCTGGCCGCCGCCACCGCGCTGGTCGTCCTCGTCGTCGACCGCGTCGGCGGCCGCAGCTTCGGGGTGCTCTGATGCTCGCGCTCACCGACGTCGGCGTGGCCTACGACGGCGTGCCCGCCGTCCAGGACGCGAGCCTCGAGCTGCCCGACGGCCAGGTGCTGGCCGTGCTCGGGCCCAGCGGCTGCGGCAAGTCCACGCTGCTGCGCGCGGTGGCCGGCCTGGAGCCGCTCACCTCGGGCCGGGTGGCCTGGGACGGCGAGGACCTGTCCCGCGTGCCGACGCACCGGCGCGGCTTCGCGCTGATGTTCCAGGACGGCCAGCTCTTCGGCCACCTCACCGTGGCCCGCAACGTCGGCTACGCGCTCCGCCTGCGCCGCGCGGCCGGCGCTCGGGAGCGGGTCGAGGAGCTGCTGGCCCTGGTCGGCCTCGAGGGGTACGCCGACCGCCTGCCGGCCACCCTGTCCGGCGGCGAGCGGCAACGGGTCGCCCTGGCCCGCTGCCTCGCCGTACGCCCCCGCCTGCTGCTCCTCGACGAGCCGCTCTCCGCCCTCGACACCGGGCTGCGCCAGCGGCTGGCCACGGACCTGCGGGACGTCCTCACCGCGGAGGGCACGACCGCGCTCATGGTCACCCACGACCACGAGGAGGCCTTCACCGTGGCCGACCGGCTCGCGGTGATGCGGGCCGGGCGGATCGTGCAGCAGGGCGGCATCGACGAGGTCTGGCGCCACCCGGTCGACGCCGAGACCGCGCTGTTCCTCGGCTACGCCCGGGTGCTGCCCGACGGGCGCGCCGTGCGCCGCAGCGCGTTCCGCGTCGACCCCGCGGGCGAGCTCACCGGCACCGTGGTCGAGGCCCGCACCACGCCCGAGCAGGCCCGGCTCGTCGTCGACGTGGACGGCACCGGCCGGGTCGACGCCGTCGCCCCCCTCGGCCAGCCCACCGGACCCGGCCAGGCGGTCCGGCTGACCCTCGACGCCACGCGCACGGCCGTCGTGGGGCGTCCGTGACTCGCGCGACACGCTCCCTACACTGAGCGGGTGTTCCGCCGCGCCTGGGTCCTCATGGTCGTCCTGGCCGTGGGCATGGCGGCCTGGGCGGTCATCGAGGCGCTGGTCCTCGACAAGCGGCTGATCGACCCCGAGGGCAGCTTCCTCGGCCCGTCCTACATCCGGCTGCCGCTGCTCCTGCTCGGCGCCCTGCTGCTCGACCTGCTGCCGCTGACCGTCTACAACTCCTGGAAGCGCCCCCGCGAGATCCCCAGCGTGGTGCGCAACCGGCTGCGCACGCACTGGACCAAGGAGCGCTGGACCCTCGTCGCGCTCGGCATCATCAGCTTCTACGTCGTCTACGTGACCTACCGCAACATCAAGTCGTTCCTGCCGTTCGTCATCTCGACCAAGTACGACCGCGAGCTGCACCTGCTCGACCACGCGCTGCTCTTCGGCCACGACCCGGCCACGCTGCTGCACAGCGTGCTCGGCACCGGCATCGCGGCGTACGTCTTGTCCTTCGTCTACCTGTGGTTCCTGCCGATGGTGCCGCTGGTCGTCACCGCCTGGGTGGTGTGGGCGCGCAACCTGTCCTACGGCTACTGGTTCGTGACCTCGCAGTGCATCGCCTGGACGCTGGGGACCATCTCCTACTACGCGCTGCCCACGCTCGGCCCGGGCTTCCGCTACGTCGCGCTCTACGTCGACCTGCCCGACACCCC
This genomic window from Nocardioides anomalus contains:
- a CDS encoding thiamine ABC transporter substrate-binding protein; the protein is MRRIPVCVAAAAVLLTTSCSLVGGGDDDGGADASQRVVLVTHESFVMSKALQRQFEEESGYDLVIKASGDGGALTNKLVLTKDDPTGDAVFGIDNTFGSRAVDEGVLAPYAAQLPAGAEQYVLPGDDDHDLTPIDTGSVCVNVDDTWFAAKGVPEPQTLDDLLDPQYEDLFVTPGATTSSPGLAFLLATIANTHDWPAYWKALLANGAKITQGWSDAYEVDFTQGGGGGDRPIVLSYDSSPAFTIGDDGTSTTHALLDTCFRQVEYAGVLAGAANPEGAQALVDFMLTREFQEALPDAMYVFPVDSGAPLPTDWATYAVQPPDPFGVDPADIAANRDAWLREWSDLVSQ
- a CDS encoding ABC transporter permease translates to MRTTRLLTLIGLALGPVLVLAVFFVLPVSAMVHRGFADGPGEVLDVLGRDRTRRVVWFTVWSAGLATLASVALGLPAAYVLHRLRFPGRDLVRALLLVPFVLPTVVVGVAFRLLVRDTPLDGSPIAIVAGLVFFNVAVVIRAVGAAWESLDPRPGEAAAALGATPAQVLRTVTLPALRPAIVSAASVVFLFCATSYGVVLTLGGLRYSSVETEIYLLTTQLLDLPAAAALSIVQLLAITALIVLAGRLRSVPDPTVARRTARARRPRGVDTVPVVVTLLALALVAAPLLTLLTGSLREDGTWTLANFRRLSTTGDGSALLVPATDALTTSLRTAVDATWMSLLLGGLIAVVVSRRSLSAGERRLRGTLDAFFMLPLGVSAVTLGFGFLLTLDTSSPLLVPIAQALVALPLVVRTLVPVLQGVDDRQRQAAASLGAGPLRAFWTVDVPAVRRPLLAAAGFAFAVSLGEFGATSFLARDEHPTLPVVIFQLIGRPGSDNFGMALAASVVLAAATALVVLVVDRVGGRSFGVL
- a CDS encoding ABC transporter ATP-binding protein, whose translation is MLALTDVGVAYDGVPAVQDASLELPDGQVLAVLGPSGCGKSTLLRAVAGLEPLTSGRVAWDGEDLSRVPTHRRGFALMFQDGQLFGHLTVARNVGYALRLRRAAGARERVEELLALVGLEGYADRLPATLSGGERQRVALARCLAVRPRLLLLDEPLSALDTGLRQRLATDLRDVLTAEGTTALMVTHDHEEAFTVADRLAVMRAGRIVQQGGIDEVWRHPVDAETALFLGYARVLPDGRAVRRSAFRVDPAGELTGTVVEARTTPEQARLVVDVDGTGRVDAVAPLGQPTGPGQAVRLTLDATRTAVVGRP
- a CDS encoding phosphatase PAP2 family protein; protein product: MFRRAWVLMVVLAVGMAAWAVIEALVLDKRLIDPEGSFLGPSYIRLPLLLLGALLLDLLPLTVYNSWKRPREIPSVVRNRLRTHWTKERWTLVALGIISFYVVYVTYRNIKSFLPFVISTKYDRELHLLDHALLFGHDPATLLHSVLGTGIAAYVLSFVYLWFLPMVPLVVTAWVVWARNLSYGYWFVTSQCIAWTLGTISYYALPTLGPGFRYVALYVDLPDTPSKQLMDSLDNTRDYVVTGSLSNAVQSVAGFASLHCGITMLVALMVQYTMRHKWLKIAVWVNFGITAIATLYFGWHYIADDVAGVLIALVSFYVGGLASGQKFERGGLRSHPTTTTSAVPVLKD